A genomic stretch from Malus domestica chromosome 15, GDT2T_hap1 includes:
- the LOC103400276 gene encoding farnesylcysteine lyase → MSSSSTPTATFIFSLLPLFLLLLSDANANAVDSASTVCIIGSGIGGSSVAHFLRRYSPPHLNFTIRIFERNPVVGGRMATVNVSGHIFEAGASILHPRNLHAVNYTKLLNLAVNSPSSSDESSSSAFGIWDGHQFVFKTLSFKSELPFVDKIVSLANSLLMLFRYGYSLIRMDKFVETAVNKFCKYYESFETRPVFETVDEMLKWAGLYNLTTATLAVELADAGLSPLLIQELVTVITRINYGQSVSMSGLAGAVSLAGSGGGLWAIKGGNWQMAAGLIDHSDVELHLQEEIESISSNGEYYELNSTLRNSYTCDIAVVASPLDELSLKFNPPISIPKRELQHTHATFVRGLLNPVYFGLNSVAEIPELVGTIEIPDLPFSSISVLKQHDEKDFTYKIFSRKPMADAILDSIFSVRTETIRINWGAYPHYTAPEVFAPFILDGQHLYYVNAFENAASTMETSAVAAENVARLILSRFPSVVPLSLPSLSSEGDGGDVHVDL, encoded by the exons ATGTCGTCGTCGTCAACTCCCACAGCCACCTTCATTTTCTCACTCCTccccctcttcctcctcctcctgtcAGATGCAAATGCAAATGCTGTTGACTCGGCTTCTACTGTCTGCATCATCGGCAGCGGCATTGGTGGCTCCTCAGTGGCCCACTTCCTCCGCCGCTACTCCCCTCCTCATCTCAACTTCACCATCCGGATCTTCGAGCGCAACCCCGTCGTCGGTGGTCGCATGGCCACCGTCAACGTCTCCGGCCACATCTTCGAGGCCGGCGCCTCCATTCTCCACCCCAGGAACCTGCACGCTGTGAACTACACTAAGCTTCTCAACCTCGCCGTCAATAGCCCCTCCTCCTCCGATGaatcctcctcttctgcttttGGAATTTGGGACGGCCATCAGTTTGTGTTCAAGACTCTGAGCTTCAAATCAGAGCTTCCCTTTGTCGATAAGATTGTTTCTCTTGCCAATTCACTCCTCATGCTCTTCAGATACGGCTACTCCCTTATCAGGATGGACAAATTTGTTGAG ACTGCTGTAAACAAGTTCTGCAAGTATTATGAAAGCTTTGAGACGAGACCCGTTTTCGAGACGGTGGATGAGATGCTCAAATGGGCTGGTTTGTACAATCTCACCACCGCCACTTTGGCTGTCGAACTGGCCGATGCCGGACTGTCTCCCCTCTTGATACAAGAGCTTGTCACT GTCATCACAAGAATCAATTATGGCCAAAGTGTCAGTATGAGTGGACTTGCTGGTGCAGTTTCATTGGCAGGATCAGGCGGAGGATTGTGGGCCATCAAAGGAGGGAACTGGCAGATGGCTGCCGGACTGATTGATCATTCTGATGTTGAATTGCACCTTCAAGAAGAGATAGAATCTATTTCGTCAAATGGAGAATATTATGAGCTTAATTCCACCCTGCGGAACAGTTATACATGTGACATAGCAGTGGTTGCTTCACCTCTAGATGAGTTGAGTCTCAAGTTTAATCCtccaatctccatccctaaGAGAGAATTGCAACACACGCATGCAACTTTTGTTAGGGGCCTCTTAAATCCT GTATATTTTGGCCTGAATTCTGTGGCAGAAATCCCGGAATTGGTTGGCACTATTGAGATTCCTGATCTTCCATTCTCAAGTATATCAGTTCTGAAGCAACATGATGAGAAAGATTTCACTTACAAGATATTCTCTCGTAAACCAATGGCGGATGCAATCCTAGATAGTATCTTCAG TGTGAGGACGGAGACAATTCGAATAAATTGGGGTGCATACCCTCATTATACAGCTCCTGAAGTATTTGCACCGTTTATTTTGGATGGTCAGCATTTGTACTATGTGAACGCTTTTGAGAATGCAGCAAGTACAATGGAGACGAGCGCTGTTGCAGCTGAGAATGTTGCAAGACTCATCCTGTCAAGATTTCCTAGCGTTGTACCTTTAAGTTTGCCAAGCTTGAGCTCCGAAGGCGATGGAGGGGATGTTCATGTAGATCTGTGA
- the LOC103456272 gene encoding vacuolar protein sorting-associated protein 20 homolog 2: MGNLFVKKPKITEVDRAILSLKTQRRKLAQYQQQLEAVIEAEKQAARDLIRDKKKERALLALKKKKAQEELLKQVDTWVINVEQQLQDIELTSKQKAVFESLKAGNNAIKALQSEINLEDVQKLMDDTDEAKAYQDEINGILGEKLSAEDEEDILAELENLEAQITVQDLPTAPASVPSQENEKLDLPDVPTKVPVAPDVVTTDEVSTKTKVTEEPLVA, from the exons ATGGGGAATTTGTTCGTGAAGAAGCCCAAGATCACGGAGGTTGATCGAGCTATTCTTTCTCTCAAGACCCAGAGACGCAAGCTTGCTCAGTACCAACAACAG CTCGAAGCTGTAATCGAAGCCGAAAAGCAAGCCGCAAGGGATTTGATTCGtgacaagaaaaaggaaagagcTTTGTTAGcgttaaagaagaagaaggcacaGGAAGAATTGTTGAAGCAAGTTGATACCTGGGTTATTAATGTTGAGCAACAA TTGCAAGATATCGAACTGACAAGCAAGCAGAAAGCGGTATTTGAGAGTTTGAAGGCTGGTAATAATGCGATTAAAGCCTTACAAAGTGAGATCAATCTCGAGGACGTGCAAAAGCTAATGGATGATACTGATGAAGCTAAAGCATACCAAGAT gaAATTAATGGAATCTTGGGGGAGAAATTATCAGCAGAAGACGAAGAGGATATTTTAGCAGAATTAGAGAACTTGGAAGCTCAG ATCACCGTTCAAGATCTGCCTACAGCTCCTGCTTCAGTGCCTTCTCAAGAAAACGAGAAGTTGGACCTTCCTGATGTACCAACCAAAGTACCAGTTGCACCTGATGTGGTCACAACTGATGAAGTTTCCACCAAGACAAAAG TTACGGAGGAGCCGTTGGTGGCTTGA
- the LOC103424768 gene encoding RNA polymerase II transcriptional coactivator KIWI-like has product MSGRGKRKDEDDHASDRDSEGHPPPKKASKRDSSDDSSDDITVCEISKNRRVSVRNWNGKVGVDIREFYVKDGKQMPGKKGISLTMDQWNVLRNHVEEIDKAVNET; this is encoded by the exons ATGTCGGGGAGAGGGAAGAGAAAAGATGAGGACGATCACGCTTCCGACAGGGACTCTGAGGGCCACCCGCCACCCAAGAAGGCCTCCAAGAGAGACTCTTCCGACGACTCCTCCGACGACATCACTGTCTGCGAG ATATCCAAGAATAGAAGGGTAAGCGTGAGGAACTGGAATGGCAAGGTTGGGGTCGACATTCGTGAGTTCTATGTCAAGGATGGCAAGCAAATGCCTGGAAAAAAAG GAATCTCACTGACGATGGATCAG TGGAATGTGCTACGGAATCACGTTGAAGAAATTGACAAGGCTGTGAACGAGACTTGA